From Deltaproteobacteria bacterium:
GCCAATATCTTGCGTAAGCGCTTTATAGGAAACAGTACCGCCGTTCATCTTTATAAGCCCGAGCGCTCCGTTTGCGACCTTGCCGTCGCCAAAGCTTGCGACGAATATGAGGCCGCTATGCGTATCATAATAAAGCCCGTTTGCGCCGACAACATCCTTCAAAAGGACCTTATACGACGGCTTGCCTTTGAGGTTTACCTCGTATATCACGCCAGAGTCGGTCGCGGAAACAAGGAGCTTATCATCGCTTATTGCAACCGGATCGTTCAAGAATTTTACATTCTCTTTTGAGAAACTAAGTTCCATGACCTTTTTCCGCGTATTTATGTCGAAGCCTACGAGCCTGTCGATATCGGTCACGTAGATAACGCTTCCGAGTACGGTTATGCCCTTTGGAGCGTTCAGCTTCTCTCCCTTGTCCGGAAGAAAGCGTTTATTTACAATAGCGCCCTCGGGGGTAAGCTCGCTTATATACCCGTCACCGTCCCTGTCAAAAGGTTTAAGCTCAACGCCAAGGTTCGAGACGAAAAACCGCGTGCCGTCCGGGTTCGCGGCAACACTTTCCGGAGAATCAAAGCCTTCTACGACTATTGCAGACGGCCTTGGTTTTTCCGGCTCGGCAATCTTTTCCGGCTCCGCTGCCTTTTCCGGCTCTGCCGCCTTTTTAGGAGCCGCGCACCCGAAGAATACAACGACCGCCAGCATAAAAACCATCGCAACGCCAATTTTTTTCGCAATCATAACATGCCCCTTTCGCAGTTTTTACAAAACAGCATGATAAAAATCGGTGCGCCAAAACAAAGCCCCTACCCCGCCTTCTTTTTCGCTTCCTTTATGAGCGGAAAACCCAGCTCTTCTCTTACCTTAAGATACCCCTCGGCAGCGCCCTTTGCAAGGCCCCTTACTCTGGCGATATAATTCGTGCGCTCGGCTACACTTATCGCCCCTCTTGCGTCGAGAAGATTAAAGGTATGCGAGCACTTCATGCAAAAATCGTAGGCAGGCAGCACAAGTCCTTTCTCGAGAAGCCGCTTCGATTCCTTCTCATACATATCGAAGAGCGTAAGAAGCATCTGCGTATCGGCCTCCTCGAAATTATAGCGCGAATATTCGACCTCGCCTCTGTGGTGCACGTCGCCGTAGGTAAGGTCTTTATTCCATTTTATATCGAACACGCTGTCAACACCCTGGAGATACATGGTGATGCGTTCTATTCCATAGGTAAGCTCGCCGGAGACGGGCTTTAAGTCTATGCCGCCGACCTGCTGAAAGTACGTGAACTGGGTTATCTCCATGCCGTTTAGCCAGACCTCCCAGCCAAGCCCCCATGCGCCAAGCGTCGGGGATTCCCAGTCGTCTTCGACAAAGCGTATGTCGTGCTCAAGTGCTTTTATGCCGAGCTCCTTTAAGCTTTCCAAATAGAGTTCCTGTATGTTCTCCGGCGAGGGCTTGAGTATTACCTGGAACTGGTAGTAATGCTGAAGGCGGTTCGGGTTCTCTCCGTAGCGTCCGTCAGATGGCCTTCTCGAAGGCTCGACGTACGCTGTGTTCCAGGGCTCGGGGCCAAGGGACCTTAGGAAAGTGGCGGGATGAAAGGTGCCCGCGCCCTTTTCCATGTCATAGGGCTGGTGTATGATACACCCGCGCTTTGCCCAGAACTTCTGGAGAGTAAGTATCACGTCCTGAAAATGCATAAGAGCCTCCTTTTACTGTGTTGCCTGTATTATCTTTGAAGCGGCATTGCCGCGTTCAATTTTTCGAGAAACCTTCTGCTCTTTAGTTCCTTGCCTATCTGAAAGCGTATGAACGCGGAGAGGGCCTTGTCGCACTCGTTGACGAACATGGCGTTTGGCACAAGCCGCTCAAGCTTTTCAATATCCATCCTCGCGGCCATGGAAAGATGCCTCGCTGTCCCGGGCGTAAGGAGCGTCACGTCCTTTACGCGCGCGGCGCACCCCCTGCAAACCACCCCGCCCTTTTCAGGGGCAAAGAAGGCCTGCCTCTCTCCAAACCCGGCGGCGCATTCAACGCATCCGTCGAGATGCGGCAGATACCCGAGCGCCCTCAGATGCTTTATCTCGAAATAAAGGAGCATCAGCGCCGGGTCTGTCCTGCCAGACATTGCCGAGAGAAAATCCCTGACAATTGAAAAGTACGCGGCATTGTGCTGCCACTCGGGCGTCATCTCGTAGACAAGCTCTACGATTGCAGATGCAGAGCCAAGCCTCGTAAGGTCGCCTCTTAGCGCCGGAAACGCGTCGACGAGCTCTGCAGCCTCTGCCCTTACAAGGGCAGAGCCGGAGTAAAAAAAATCGAGCTTCACGTGCGCGCATGCGTCGAGATTTCCGACAAAACGCTTCTTGCTTCTGAAAGCGCCCTTTGCAACGGCGCCTATCCTGCCAAACTCGGCAGTGTAAAAGGATACTATCCTGTCCGACTCGCCGTAGGAGAAGGAATTGAGCACTATGGCCTCGGTCGAATAATGTCCGCGCCTCATATGAAACCCGCCTTCATGAACACGGTAGCAAGCCCGAGGAATATGAAAAACCCTCCGATATCCGTGCAGGTTGTTACGAATATGCTGGAGGCCAGGGCCGGATCCCTTCCGAGCCATTTAAGCGTCAACGGGATGACCGTCGCGCTAACCCCGGCAACCACAAGGTTGCCGGCCATCGCGAAGAACAAGAGCAGCCCGACCATCGGGCTTATTCCGAAAACATAGGCCACTACAATAGCAACCGTGCCGACGAGCACGCCGTTGGACATGCCCACTATTACCTCTTTTACAAGCACCCTCTTTGCGCTTCCGGGACGAATTTCGCCGAGCGCAAGCCCCCTTACTATGACGGTTATAGTCTGCGTTGCGGCGTTTCCGCCAAGCCCTGCGACTATGGGCATCAAGACAGCCAGTATCACAAGCCTCTCTATCGTGCCCTCGAAGACCTTGACAACGCTGGCTACGACAAATGCCGTACCGAGGTTCATCAAAAGCCACGGCGCCCTTAGCGTAAAGGACCTCCAGGGCCTGTCCATGGCCCTCTCGCCAACATTCAAGCTCGCCATGCGGTAGAAGTCCTCGAATATTTCCTCCTCTATGACGTCGACTACGTCGTCGATGGTGATGCGCCCGACAAGACGGTTATCCTTATCGACAACAGGCATGCTGATGAGGTCGTACTTCTGGAACATCTTTGCGACCTCTTCCTGGTCAACGTCGGTGGTAACGCTTATGATATTGCCCTCTATGAGGCTCTTTACCGGCACGTGCTCGTCGTTTAAGATGAGCTTATTGATGCCGACAGTGCCAACAAGCATTCCGCCGGAATCGACTATGAAGACATTGGAAATGTTGTTTATTTCCTTACTTTTTCTTCTGACCTCCTCGACCGCATCCTTTACCGTCGCGGCCTCGCCAACGGAAACAAGCTCGGCCTGCATCTTTCCGCCGGCCGTATCCTCGGGGTAGACGAGGAGCTTTTTCAGCTCATCGGACTCCTTGGGCTCTATTTCTTCGAGTATTTCCCGCGCATCTTCGAGCGGCAGTTCGGAGAGAACGTCTGCTGCGTCGTCTGTTTCCATTTCCTCGACAGCATCGACGAGGTCTTCCATGGACATCTTGGAGACAAGGAACTCTCTTCGCGGCCCGTCTAGCTCTAGAAGGGCCTTCGAGGCCTCGTCGCCTTCGAGAAGCGAAAGCGTCCACACGGCCTCGTCGTCGTCGAGGTTCGCGAGCAGACCCGCGACATCGAGATGATGGAGCAGGGAAAGCGCCTCCGTTGCCGCGCCGGCATCCTTGGAGGCGAAGAATTCCTTGAACCGCTCAAGCGGTATTTCTCTTTCCTCAAAAGCCATGCGGCGCACCCTGTCCGTCAATCCGGCGTTTTTCCGTAATTATACGGTGTTACTGCGTTTTTTTAAGGTAGCACATACAAAAAAAGGAAGTCAAATACAATATCTCTATTGGAAGAAGTATTTTCGGGCAAAAATAACGCCAGCAGGGGAAAAACTGTTTGCGGATACTGCGAAACGGCCGGCAGCTATACCGGCCGTTGTAAAAGACCGGGCCTATCTGGCAAGACAGAACGGGCCTCTAAGCGAGCGCATGAGGTGCTCTGCAAAACTGCCGAGCACGAGCTTCAATATGCCTGTGTGGCTCGATGCTCCAAGGAACACGAGGTCATGGCCCTTAAGCTTATAATGCTTCTCTATCTCGATTGCGCCGCCCTCGGCAAGGGCCACGTACTCGGCCTCTATGGCATACGGCTTTATGTAGTCCTCGGCCTCCTTTAGCGCATTCGCGGCGCCGTCTGCAGGCATGGAGGCTACGACAGTGAGCGGAAGCTTGAAGAACTTGGAGGTCTCGGCAGCGGCCCGCATGGCCTTTGCCGCATTTGCGCTGCCGTCGTAGCAAAGAAGCGGCTTTGCAGGAGGCTTAAAATCTTCTGGAACGGCAAAGACAAAGGCCGGAGACCTTCTGATAACAGCCTCGGTAACCGAGCCCATCATGTCGCCCGAGAACTGCGCGTTAACGCCCCTTTTGCCGATAACCACGATATCGGCGGCCTTGGCCTTTTCGCATATCTCGGAGGGAACTATGCCGTAAGACATGGTGGTCGAGCACTCGGCCCCGCCCTTTGCGCAGGCGTCTTCTAATATCGAAAGTATGTCTTTACCTCTGGTCTCGAGCCCTTCCTTTACTTTTTTGGAAAAATTCAGGAACGGCTCGAACCCGAGCGTTCCTGAGACATCGTGCAGAAACGGCCCCTCGAGCACCTTTATGTCTATAACATAGAGCCCTGTTATGGGCGCTCCGAAACCGCGCGAAAGCCACATCGCGTGCTCCGTGACAGAGCCCGTATGCGAAGAACCATCCACTGCGGCAAGAATCTTTTTTATCAAAAAAAACCTCCCTTTAGAAACTACACGCAGGCCGCGCCGAGACAGGACTCGACCTTCAGCTCGCCGTCCACGGCATCGAGCTTAAAGACCTCGGACTCGTGCCACCTTTGCGTTATGGCAAGCTTTACGCTGTCGTCTATGACGCGCTTTAAAAACCGCGCGCCGTACTTCTGGCTGTGCCCCTTGTCGACGAGCAGCTCCAGCGCCTCGGGCGTGAACATCAGCTCCTTGGACTTCTTCCTCATCTCAACCGCTATGTCCAAAAGATACTTCTCTGCTATTACCTTTACCTCTTCCTTCATAAGCGGCGCGAACACGATGATGTCGTCTACGCGGTTAAGGAACTCAGGGGTGAAGACGTTCTCCACTTCCTTCATTATCTCCTGTTTCAGCGCGCCGACGTCGCGACCTTCCTTCAAATACCCCATGGGCTTTGTGAACTTCTTGAACTCATCGACGCCCAAGTTGCTTGTCATTATAACGACCGTATCGCTAAAGTACACGCGTTTACCCCTGCCGTCGGTGAGCCAGCCCTCGTCAAAGACCTGAAGGAAAAGGTTTAGCACGTACGGGTTGGCCTTCTCGATTTCGTCTAGCAGCACAACCGAGTACGGATTGTCCTTAATCTGGTTTGTAAGTATGCCGCCTCTCTCGCTCCCTACGATACCGCGCGGCATGCCTATAAGCTTATCTACCGAGATGGCCGATTCCTTATACTCGCTCATGTCTATCCTTACCATCTTCGATTCGTCTCCAAAGAGGAACTCGGCCAAG
This genomic window contains:
- the glyQ gene encoding glycine--tRNA ligase subunit alpha, with the translated sequence MHFQDVILTLQKFWAKRGCIIHQPYDMEKGAGTFHPATFLRSLGPEPWNTAYVEPSRRPSDGRYGENPNRLQHYYQFQVILKPSPENIQELYLESLKELGIKALEHDIRFVEDDWESPTLGAWGLGWEVWLNGMEITQFTYFQQVGGIDLKPVSGELTYGIERITMYLQGVDSVFDIKWNKDLTYGDVHHRGEVEYSRYNFEEADTQMLLTLFDMYEKESKRLLEKGLVLPAYDFCMKCSHTFNLLDARGAISVAERTNYIARVRGLAKGAAEGYLKVREELGFPLIKEAKKKAG
- the recO gene encoding DNA repair protein RecO, which translates into the protein MRRGHYSTEAIVLNSFSYGESDRIVSFYTAEFGRIGAVAKGAFRSKKRFVGNLDACAHVKLDFFYSGSALVRAEAAELVDAFPALRGDLTRLGSASAIVELVYEMTPEWQHNAAYFSIVRDFLSAMSGRTDPALMLLYFEIKHLRALGYLPHLDGCVECAAGFGERQAFFAPEKGGVVCRGCAARVKDVTLLTPGTARHLSMAARMDIEKLERLVPNAMFVNECDKALSAFIRFQIGKELKSRRFLEKLNAAMPLQR
- a CDS encoding universal stress protein, whose product is MIKKILAAVDGSSHTGSVTEHAMWLSRGFGAPITGLYVIDIKVLEGPFLHDVSGTLGFEPFLNFSKKVKEGLETRGKDILSILEDACAKGGAECSTTMSYGIVPSEICEKAKAADIVVIGKRGVNAQFSGDMMGSVTEAVIRRSPAFVFAVPEDFKPPAKPLLCYDGSANAAKAMRAAAETSKFFKLPLTVVASMPADGAANALKEAEDYIKPYAIEAEYVALAEGGAIEIEKHYKLKGHDLVFLGASSHTGILKLVLGSFAEHLMRSLRGPFCLAR
- the mgtE gene encoding magnesium transporter, producing MAFEEREIPLERFKEFFASKDAGAATEALSLLHHLDVAGLLANLDDDEAVWTLSLLEGDEASKALLELDGPRREFLVSKMSMEDLVDAVEEMETDDAADVLSELPLEDAREILEEIEPKESDELKKLLVYPEDTAGGKMQAELVSVGEAATVKDAVEEVRRKSKEINNISNVFIVDSGGMLVGTVGINKLILNDEHVPVKSLIEGNIISVTTDVDQEEVAKMFQKYDLISMPVVDKDNRLVGRITIDDVVDVIEEEIFEDFYRMASLNVGERAMDRPWRSFTLRAPWLLMNLGTAFVVASVVKVFEGTIERLVILAVLMPIVAGLGGNAATQTITVIVRGLALGEIRPGSAKRVLVKEVIVGMSNGVLVGTVAIVVAYVFGISPMVGLLLFFAMAGNLVVAGVSATVIPLTLKWLGRDPALASSIFVTTCTDIGGFFIFLGLATVFMKAGFI